The proteins below are encoded in one region of Telopea speciosissima isolate NSW1024214 ecotype Mountain lineage chromosome 10, Tspe_v1, whole genome shotgun sequence:
- the LOC122643580 gene encoding uncharacterized protein LOC122643580, translating to MVAWGMETDAMCVLCKSAAETLDHLFFQCSYSAKLWKSILALTGYSRGPLTSWQAEISWLVTHFQWNTLLSKVRRFSFVVLVYKLWGERNNRIFKGGELTAGVILRQVMNDTRGRFSGGKWAASDDNRTRDFFATWGIQVHFGAIGRIAAGQVLFATAGGFCGDCVLKAELEAIRCGMAKAKDMGIPQIQVRSYSKCVVQMITGLYTTHLGTIWD from the exons ATGGTGGCGTGGGGAATGGAAACTGATGCAATGTGTGTGCTCTGTAAATCAGCAGCGGAGACACTTGACCACTTGTTCTTCCAATGCTCATACTCGGCGAAACTTTGGAAGTCCATCCTTGCACTAACTGGCTACTCACGGGGACCTCTAACGTCATGGCAAGCGGAGATATCTTGGTTGGTCACCCATTTTCAATGGAATACTCTTCTCAGTAAGGTGAGACGTTTCAGCTTTGTTGTCTTAGTGTACAAGCTATGGGGTGAAAGGAACAACCGGATATTCAAAGGAGGTGAGCTTACTGCTGGTGTTATTCTACGACAAGTTATGAATGACACTAGAGGGCGGTTTTCTGGTGGGAAGTGGGCTGCTTCAGATGATAACAGAACTAGGGATTTCTTTGCCACTTGGGGGATCCAAGTTCA CTTCGGGGCGATTGGCCGTATTGCTGCTGGCCAGGTGTTATTTGCTACTGCTGGAGGTTTCTGTGGCGATTGCGTCTTGAAGGCAGAGCTAGAGGCTATTCGATGTGGGATGGCAAAGGCAAAGGATATGGGCATTCCTCAGATTCAGGTTCGATCATATTCAAAGTGCGTTGTGCAAATGATAACTGGGCTCTATACCACACACCTTGGTACTATCTGGGATTGA